DNA from Candidatus Hydrogenedentota bacterium:
TCCGGACGCTGTATCAGAAGAAATACCGGAAGCCGCTCCTGAAGTCGAAGAGCCCTCGGCCGACGAATAATAACGCAGGGAGCAACAAAAAAAAGCTTTAAAAGAGCGTCATTGATGAATATCTAATCAACGCCTTGGTCTTTACTGCAGCCGGCTGTCCCGCAAGGATCGCCGGCTGTTCCTTATTTCCCCTGTTCCGTGCGGCTGCAGAGTATTGCTGACCCACCCCTACTAATCCCTTATTTGCTGCGGTAAGCGTCAAATTGGGGCGTACTGCGCTCTTTAAACTGCTTGTGCTCCCCATCATGAATGATCAGCATAACAGCAAGGCCCTGCTCCTTCGCAAAAGCGAGGGCTTTTTCTTCGCCCATGACCATGAGTGCCGTTGCGTAAGCATCCGCCCAAGTGCAAGACGGATGAATGACAGATACTGATGCCACAGGATGTTGAACCGGGTAACCCGTATGGGGGTCAATGGTATGGCTCACAAGCTGACCTTCAACTTCGAACATATTGCGGTAATCGCCGGAAGTGGCAAGGGATGCGTCGCTCAGATGCACCACGATAAATAGTTCTCGCCCTTCCGGATTAGGAGTCTCAATACCGAGATTCCAATCTTGTCCTTGACTATTTTCCCCGCTTACCCGGATTTCCCCGCCCACCTCAATCATAAAATGTTTCAGCCCGAGGGCCGTCAACGCCTCTGCAATGGCGTCCACGGCGTAGCCTTTCGCGATACCCGATAAATCACAATAAAGCGTCGCTTGTGATTTTGAAATCTTGTGATCAGGGAGCAAGCTGAGTTTCTCATAGCCAACCGCTTCCTTAAGTTTTTGTATGGCAGCATCATCCGGAACCTTGGTAAAGGCCTCCGGCCCAAAACCCCATACATTCACCAAAGGCCCGACCGTAACATCAAAAGCGCCGTCACTTTGTGCCGAAACGCGTTGCGCGATTTCAAACACGGTGTAAGTCTCCGGGCTCAGTTGAAAAGGGGTATGGGATTCGTGTGTGTTAAAGCGGCTGAGTTCGG
Protein-coding regions in this window:
- a CDS encoding FAD:protein FMN transferase; its protein translation is MPLFLMGFSLSLSQGCTQGCTAPSRATVLHGNALGTFYTVNISQLPDEVTSEEIQDVVDSTLDRINRLMSTYLDDSELSRFNTHESHTPFQLSPETYTVFEIAQRVSAQSDGAFDVTVGPLVNVWGFGPEAFTKVPDDAAIQKLKEAVGYEKLSLLPDHKISKSQATLYCDLSGIAKGYAVDAIAEALTALGLKHFMIEVGGEIRVSGENSQGQDWNLGIETPNPEGRELFIVVHLSDASLATSGDYRNMFEVEGQLVSHTIDPHTGYPVQHPVASVSVIHPSCTWADAYATALMVMGEEKALAFAKEQGLAVMLIIHDGEHKQFKERSTPQFDAYRSK